Proteins encoded by one window of uncultured Draconibacterium sp.:
- a CDS encoding helix-turn-helix domain-containing protein codes for MKTNKQLQLAFDFVQYTGQNIFLTGKAGTGKTTFLKSLKERSPKRMVVVAPTGVAAINAAGVTIHSFFQLSFAPQVGHESKHSSEQRFTKEKINIMRSLDLLVIDEVSMVRADILDAIDRTLRRFKNKRKPFGGAQVLMIGDLQQLAPVVKNEEWGLLRREYDTPYFFSSKALREFPHVSIELTEVFRQQDEKFISILNKVRENKLDEEARQLLNSRHIPDFVPSDEDGYITLCTHNVSAQRINDSKLNALTGRKEVFTASVEGKFPEYSYPTDFKLELKVGAQVMFVKNDSNPEKRFYNGKIGQVQSIDEDRVYVLCPGEDEEIEVEPQNWENYKYSIDKESGEIREEMEGMFTQIPVKLAWAITIHKSQGLTFEKAIIDAEASFAHGQVYVALSRCKSLEGMVLSSPIAGWSIINDQKVSGFIRDVEENQPGEPELNAAKLAFQKEQLTEIFRFYRSENLLRNIAKLVNENKGSFPEVTITQLEKMRNGHDNEIVAVAAKFHMQITDLLRQQPDVYNNEILQERIKKASAYFGEKVQHILADGIKKVDLDVDNKEIKRQLKRYVNDLKDDVQLKLTAFESCLEGFDVKRLMDSRAKTLVKQSKSSGKQKAKEITDFENIPNPELFEQLRTYRTEKASELEIPPFMIFSQKVLYALVTYLPTDAASLKLINGLGPRKITQFGADISGIIQHFCNENNIEKGEIPLQEAKKEKKEKVDTKLVSFELFNAGKSIDEIAKERALSANTIEGHLAHYIKLGELEATRLVDEAKLKKIADYFEKAEEKSFGAAKSHFGNEVSYGELRIGLSYWEHEKENTK; via the coding sequence ATGAAAACCAACAAACAACTCCAATTAGCTTTTGATTTTGTACAATACACCGGGCAAAATATTTTTCTAACCGGGAAGGCCGGAACCGGAAAAACTACTTTCCTGAAAAGCCTGAAAGAGCGCTCGCCGAAACGAATGGTTGTGGTAGCGCCAACGGGTGTAGCTGCTATAAATGCTGCGGGAGTAACCATTCACTCTTTTTTCCAACTGTCGTTTGCGCCACAGGTGGGGCACGAGAGCAAACACAGCAGCGAACAGCGGTTTACCAAAGAAAAAATAAATATAATGCGAAGCCTTGATTTGTTGGTAATCGATGAGGTAAGTATGGTTCGCGCCGACATTTTAGATGCCATCGACCGTACGCTACGTCGCTTTAAAAACAAACGAAAGCCTTTTGGTGGTGCGCAAGTATTAATGATCGGCGATTTGCAACAGTTGGCACCGGTTGTAAAAAACGAAGAATGGGGATTGTTGCGTCGTGAATACGATACACCTTATTTTTTCAGCAGTAAAGCATTGCGCGAATTTCCACATGTAAGTATTGAGCTCACCGAAGTGTTTCGCCAGCAGGACGAAAAGTTTATTTCGATACTGAATAAAGTGCGCGAGAATAAACTGGATGAAGAGGCACGGCAGCTTCTGAATTCACGTCATATTCCGGATTTTGTTCCCAGTGACGAGGACGGTTACATAACACTTTGCACTCACAATGTTAGTGCGCAACGCATTAATGACTCAAAGCTGAATGCATTAACCGGGAGAAAGGAAGTTTTTACTGCTTCGGTTGAGGGCAAATTTCCCGAGTATTCTTACCCGACTGATTTTAAGCTGGAATTGAAAGTTGGTGCCCAGGTGATGTTTGTTAAAAACGATTCCAATCCTGAGAAACGATTTTACAACGGAAAGATCGGGCAGGTGCAGTCAATTGATGAAGACCGCGTTTACGTCCTTTGTCCGGGTGAAGATGAGGAAATAGAAGTTGAGCCTCAAAACTGGGAAAACTACAAATATTCAATCGACAAAGAATCGGGTGAGATTCGCGAAGAAATGGAAGGTATGTTTACCCAGATTCCGGTGAAACTGGCGTGGGCAATTACCATTCATAAAAGTCAGGGATTAACCTTTGAGAAAGCAATTATTGATGCCGAAGCTTCTTTTGCTCATGGCCAGGTTTATGTGGCGCTGAGTCGTTGTAAGTCGCTTGAAGGAATGGTACTTTCATCGCCGATTGCCGGTTGGAGTATTATCAACGATCAAAAAGTTAGTGGTTTTATTCGCGATGTGGAAGAAAACCAACCCGGCGAACCGGAATTAAATGCTGCAAAACTGGCTTTTCAAAAGGAGCAGTTAACAGAAATATTTCGCTTTTACCGCTCGGAAAACTTATTGCGTAACATTGCAAAGTTAGTGAACGAGAACAAAGGAAGTTTTCCGGAAGTTACCATCACGCAACTTGAAAAAATGCGCAACGGTCATGATAATGAGATTGTGGCTGTGGCAGCAAAATTTCATATGCAAATTACGGATTTGTTGCGGCAACAGCCTGATGTGTATAATAACGAAATTTTGCAGGAACGCATAAAAAAAGCGTCTGCCTATTTTGGCGAAAAGGTGCAGCATATTCTTGCCGATGGAATTAAAAAAGTAGATTTGGATGTTGATAATAAGGAGATAAAGCGACAACTGAAACGCTATGTGAACGACCTGAAAGATGATGTGCAATTAAAATTAACAGCTTTTGAATCCTGTCTTGAAGGATTTGATGTAAAACGTTTAATGGATTCGCGCGCCAAAACGTTGGTGAAACAGAGTAAGTCGTCAGGGAAACAAAAGGCAAAAGAAATTACCGACTTTGAAAATATTCCGAATCCCGAATTGTTTGAGCAATTGCGTACCTACCGCACCGAAAAAGCCAGTGAGCTGGAGATTCCTCCTTTTATGATTTTCTCGCAAAAAGTGTTGTATGCGCTGGTCACGTACCTGCCAACCGATGCTGCATCTTTAAAATTGATTAATGGCTTGGGGCCACGGAAAATTACGCAGTTTGGAGCTGATATTTCAGGCATAATTCAACATTTCTGCAACGAAAACAATATTGAAAAGGGAGAGATTCCACTTCAGGAGGCGAAAAAGGAAAAGAAGGAAAAAGTGGATACAAAGCTGGTGAGTTTTGAACTTTTTAACGCCGGGAAATCCATTGACGAAATTGCGAAAGAACGCGCACTTTCTGCAAATACTATCGAAGGTCATTTGGCGCATTACATAAAACTGGGCGAACTGGAGGCAACACGTTTGGTGGATGAAGCGAAATTGAAAAAAATAGCAGACTACTTTGAAAAGGCAGAAGAAAAATCATTTGGAGCCGCAAAATCACATTTTGGAAATGAGGTGAGTTATGGCGAGTTGCGGATTGGTTTGAGTTATTGGGAGCACGAAAAAGAAAACACTAAGTAG